TTGGCAATCTTTATCATTTGGTTGGTTGGTCTGCTTTGCTTTTATCACGGAATTGGTTATTCAAAATATGAAAGTAGCTTAGACTTTAAAGCAGGCTATTTTGTAATCGGAATTCTTATTCTGGCCCCTATTTACTATTATATTTATTCAATTATTGAAAGTGAGAAAGGATTTCCTCTTGAAAATTTTAATAAAGAAATTGTTATTCAAGATATAAAACGTCACAAAATCACTGAAAATGTAGATTTGAGTCGCTGTATGATAGAAAACTATGTTTTTGGAGTTGGTAAAGATCAGAATGGCTATGCCAATATTTTCTATAATAAAGAAGGTATTGAGTTTGTAAAATCCAAAATTACCATTGAATATATTAAAGACAAATCATTAATAACGCTCACAGCTTTTACAAATATTGATAAGACGAAATTAAACGAAATTCTTCAGCAATATACCTCAACAAAAGTTCACTTTGACAAATACATTCCTACCAACTATTATCTTGATCTTGAATTTTTGGAAGACTGGGAAAAACAAAATGAAAGCGGGAAGTAACTCCCGCTTTTATACTTATAGAAAATTATTTCATTTTCAGTATCTGTTCTCTTCCCGGACCTGTAGAAAGATAGGTCACAGGAATTTCCAATTCTTCTTCCAGAAATGAAAGAAAATCCATTAGTTCCTGTGGAAGAGCAGTTGGTTCTTCAATAATTGAAAAATCTGCATCCCATCCATTCATCCATTTTAAGATGGGCTTGGCAGTTTCTGGAAGTATTCCGGAAACAGACTGAATGGTTCCGTCCTCCAGTTCATAGTGTGTACAAACCGCTACAGACTTCAATCCACTTAAAACATCAGCCTTAGTTAGTACTAACTGTGTAACACCATTGATCATCACTGCATATTTTAAAGCAGGCAGATCCAGCCAGCCAATTCTTCTGGGACGTCCTGTATTGGAACCAAATTCATTCCCTTTTATTCTGATTTCATTTCCTAGCTCATCAAAAAGTTCCGTTGGAAATACACCGTTACCTACTCTGGTACAATAGGCTTTTGCAATACCAAAGATCTCACCTATTTTTTTCGGTGATACACCTAATCCGCTGCAAGCCCCTGCAGCTATTGTTGAAGAAGAGGTTACATGAGGGTAGGTACCATGATCAATATCCAGCATTGCTGCCTGGGAACCTTCACCCAATATTGTTTTACCATCAGACAAAGCTTTGTTTAAAACAATTTCTGTTTCCGTAATATTGAATTGCTTTAGAAATTCTACCGCTTCAAAAAATTCGTTAGTAATAGCTTCTAGAGACGGCAGTTCTCTATTTCCTCCGGCAATAAATCTGTATTCCCTTTCCATTACCTGTTCTACCCTACTTTTAAAATCCGGGGAAAATAGATCTCCAACTCTTAGATTTTGTCTTAAAATTTTATTTGAATAAGCCTGTGCAATACCATTTTTTGTTGTCCCAATCGTTGTATACTCCGGGCTTTCCTCCATGAAAATATCCAGAAGCTTATGGGTAGGCAGTACAAAATGTGCTTTTCTAGAAATGATTATATTTTTTTCCGGCTGAATAGTTCCGTCAAATACCTTAAGATTTAAAATTTCCTTTTTAAAGCTTACAGGATCAAGAACAGTTCCTGTACCGATAACATTCAGAACATTTTTCATAAAAATTCCTGAGGGAATCATTTTAAGCGTAATTCTCTGCCCATTTCGTTCTATACTATGTCCAGCATTGGAACCACCATTAAAACGTGCTGTAATGTCATAGTTTTCACTGATCAAATCAATAAACTTTCCCTTTCCTTCATCACCCCACTGCAATCCTAATACGATATCCATATATTTAAATTTTATGATGCAAAGCTATGGAGGTTTAAAAGGGAGGCCATTGTCATTTGGCAAAAAGGGCTAATTTGTATAATATAGGATATAAAAAGTACTTATTATTGATATTTATGAACAATTAAAGCACACTGCTACTGAATGCTTAAAGACCAACTTTATGGATAATGGTGAAATTTGCGGATCTAAATTACCCTTATGATTCTATAGAATGTTTCTTCTGATTCGGCTTAACGAAGATGGAGTAACCCCCAGATAAGAAGCCAGCATAGATTGTGGAACCCTGTTGGCAAGGCCTGGATAATGATTGAGAAAATGAGTATAACGGGCTTTTGCATCCTGATTAAGCATGATGCTTGCCACCTTAAGCTTATTCTCTGTTACAAAACCATGAATTCTTGCAAATAAAACAGGCCAGATGGTAATCTTCTCTTCAAGGGTTTTAAAATGCCTTAAATCAATAACAAGGAGTACCGCATCCGTAATGGCTTCAATATATTCGTGGGCAGGCAGCTGATCGGTAAATCCTTGAAAATCTCCGATAAATCTTCCCTCATAAATAAAGTAACGGGTAAAATCATCCCCCTGCTTATTATAATACAAAGACCGAAAGACCCCTTCCTTCACAAAAGCAATCTTCTGACTTACTTTTCCTGCTTCAACAAAAACTTCTCCTTTACGTACAGAAACCTCCTGAATACCCTCAGCAATGAGTAGCTCATCCTGCTCATTCAGCAGACCAAATTTCTTGATGTAATTAAAAAGTTCTTCCATAGTTTTCACCCATAATTGCGGAAATATAAAGGTATAAAAGTGAACTGTAAAAACAATTGTCATTTGACAACAAAGTCTTTTATTTATGAAAGAAAAATCCTGCATTAATAATAATGCAGGATTTTTCTATTATTTGAAATTAAAGTTATATCGACTGTTTATTATAAACATGAACATCTCTTTGTGGAAATGGAATTCCAATTCCCGCTTTATCAAGAGCATCTTTACAATCAATGATAAGCTCTTCATTCATTTTCCAAAAGTTTTCTGTAGAAGAACTAACCCTTATTGATAAATTAATTGCACTATCACCAAGCGTTGTTACCACTACCTGTGGTGCAGGATCTGTAAGAGCATGTTGATTATTCTTAATGACTCCCATTAATATATCTTTGGTCTTCTTAAGATCAGCATCATAAGCAACTCCGATGTCTAATGCTGTTCTTCGGGTACCTAGCTGAGTAAAATTAGTAATACTATTGTTTGAAACCACTCCATTAGGAATAACAATTAAGTGATTTTGCGGTGTAACCAACTTCGTATGAAAAATATCTATCGCCTGTACTGTTCCTGAAACACCAGAATTTGTAGAGATAAAGTCTCCTATTTTAAATGGCTTTAATAATAATATAAGAATTCCTCCAGCAAAATTAGTCAAAGATCCCTGTAATGCTAGACCTACTGCTAAACCTGCCGCACCAATCATGGCAACAAACGCTGAGGTTTGTACTCCTAATTGAGTTACTACAACAATGAAAAGCAAAATATTAAGAGCCCAATTGATAATATTTAAAAGAAAATGCTGTAATGAAGCTTCCATATTACGTTTCTTGAAACCTTTTGCGGCAAGCTTCTTAATCATTCTTATCATCCAGGAGCCAATCAGGTAAATCAGTAATGCAGAAACTACTGCCGTAAAAATTCTTGGTGCCCACGAAATTGCTGAAGTAATTAGGGTATCCCAATGCTGCTGAATGTTATTCAATTTTAAATCGTCCATTTTATATACTACTTATTTTTGTATTAGCTTGTCATCTATTAATTCTTTTGGCAAAAAGGATTTTAAAATGAAATTGAACAAAAACACAATCTGTTTTTAAAAGAAAATTTAACCTTAACCTTTAGAGTTAAAGTCAATAGTATTTTATAACTGAAAATAGATTGATAGCAGAACAGATTGTTTCCGCTTTACTAATGATCATTTTAGAAATTTCTTGCCGGGAAGAAATAATTTGACTTCTATAATAACAAAAAAAATACCGAAGTATCTTTTTCAGAGATTAAAATCTTTTATTTATTAAAAAAGCCAACAATTTTTTCTAATTCGAAACATATAAATAGAAATGGGGAATAGCTGTTTTTTAATTGCAAAAATATGATTTCTCATCCTTTTGACTAAGGAAGTTTTGCGGCTAGACTTTCCGGTAAAAGCCTAAGAATATGATAAATTATTTTCCATTTAAAATTTGGAACGATAGTGAAAGAATTTCCGGCATTAACGATAAATTTTGCCACATAGTCCGGCTCCATTATCAAGGATTCATTCAGTTCCAATCCCTCATTAATCTTTGTTCTGATATAGCCTATAACCAAGGCATTAACCGCTATTTTACGGGAAGCTAATTCCTGTCTTAAACCTGCCAGATATTGTGTAAAAGCAGCTTTTGTACTTCCGTAAACAAAATTACTTTTGCGCCCTCTCACTCCTGATAATGAAGACAACCCGATGATTCTTTCCAGATTGCTGTTGTTTTTATCCATTGCAATAATGCTCAGGATAGAAACTCCACCCATATAATTGACTTCCATCATTTGCTTTGCCCCTTTAAAATCAGTCAGTGCTTTTTGATTATCAACCAAGAAACCGGCAGCATATACAACGATATGAGGCTTTACGGAAAGTTCTGAATAAAATTTCTGATGAGAATCAAAATCGGCGGCATCAAAATAAAAAACTGAACACTTAGATGGATTCAAATTATTGGCCTGAATAAAATCTTCAAGGGATTTTGTATTTCTGGAAGCAGCCATCACCGAAAAGCCTTTTTCAAGATATTGCTTGATACATTGCTTCGCCACGTCTGAATTAGCACCAAGGATAAGAACAGTTTTGTTTGTGTTTTGATTCATAAGGCAAAGATAATTTCTTTTTTAAAAGTATGGGGTATAAAAAAGCTGCGGCGGGTGAACTTCGTTCACCCGCCGCAGCTGGTATTTTTCAAACTGAATTATTTACTTTCTTCAGTTGTAGTAACAGTTTCTTTTTTATCAGCAGTTTTTGCTTTATCTCCAAAACGAGTTTCTGTCATTTCTCTGGAAACAGCTGCTTTCTCGAATTTCAGTTTTCCTGATAATGTTTCGATTACAAAACCATCATCCTGAACCTGAGCAATTCTTCCGTGAAGACCAGATGTAAGAACTACTCTTGTTCCTACCTTAAGGTTTTCCTGAAAGTTTTTTTCCTGCTTCTGTTTTTTCATCTGAGGTCTTATCATCAGGAAGTAAAACCCAACAAACATCACACCCATCATAATCAGCATCATTGGTGAAGATCCTTGTGCCTGTAAAAATAATGTCAACATATTATTATGGTTGAATGTTCGCAGTGAACGTTAATTTAATTGGTGCTTTTTCT
This genomic interval from Chryseobacterium joostei contains the following:
- a CDS encoding adenylosuccinate synthase, whose translation is MDIVLGLQWGDEGKGKFIDLISENYDITARFNGGSNAGHSIERNGQRITLKMIPSGIFMKNVLNVIGTGTVLDPVSFKKEILNLKVFDGTIQPEKNIIISRKAHFVLPTHKLLDIFMEESPEYTTIGTTKNGIAQAYSNKILRQNLRVGDLFSPDFKSRVEQVMEREYRFIAGGNRELPSLEAITNEFFEAVEFLKQFNITETEIVLNKALSDGKTILGEGSQAAMLDIDHGTYPHVTSSSTIAAGACSGLGVSPKKIGEIFGIAKAYCTRVGNGVFPTELFDELGNEIRIKGNEFGSNTGRPRRIGWLDLPALKYAVMINGVTQLVLTKADVLSGLKSVAVCTHYELEDGTIQSVSGILPETAKPILKWMNGWDADFSIIEEPTALPQELMDFLSFLEEELEIPVTYLSTGPGREQILKMK
- a CDS encoding Crp/Fnr family transcriptional regulator; this translates as MEELFNYIKKFGLLNEQDELLIAEGIQEVSVRKGEVFVEAGKVSQKIAFVKEGVFRSLYYNKQGDDFTRYFIYEGRFIGDFQGFTDQLPAHEYIEAITDAVLLVIDLRHFKTLEEKITIWPVLFARIHGFVTENKLKVASIMLNQDAKARYTHFLNHYPGLANRVPQSMLASYLGVTPSSLSRIRRNIL
- a CDS encoding mechanosensitive ion channel family protein — encoded protein: MDDLKLNNIQQHWDTLITSAISWAPRIFTAVVSALLIYLIGSWMIRMIKKLAAKGFKKRNMEASLQHFLLNIINWALNILLFIVVVTQLGVQTSAFVAMIGAAGLAVGLALQGSLTNFAGGILILLLKPFKIGDFISTNSGVSGTVQAIDIFHTKLVTPQNHLIVIPNGVVSNNSITNFTQLGTRRTALDIGVAYDADLKKTKDILMGVIKNNQHALTDPAPQVVVTTLGDSAINLSIRVSSSTENFWKMNEELIIDCKDALDKAGIGIPFPQRDVHVYNKQSI
- a CDS encoding SDR family NAD(P)-dependent oxidoreductase; the encoded protein is MNQNTNKTVLILGANSDVAKQCIKQYLEKGFSVMAASRNTKSLEDFIQANNLNPSKCSVFYFDAADFDSHQKFYSELSVKPHIVVYAAGFLVDNQKALTDFKGAKQMMEVNYMGGVSILSIIAMDKNNSNLERIIGLSSLSGVRGRKSNFVYGSTKAAFTQYLAGLRQELASRKIAVNALVIGYIRTKINEGLELNESLIMEPDYVAKFIVNAGNSFTIVPNFKWKIIYHILRLLPESLAAKLP
- the yajC gene encoding preprotein translocase subunit YajC — encoded protein: MLTLFLQAQGSSPMMLIMMGVMFVGFYFLMIRPQMKKQKQEKNFQENLKVGTRVVLTSGLHGRIAQVQDDGFVIETLSGKLKFEKAAVSREMTETRFGDKAKTADKKETVTTTEESK